In Paenibacillus stellifer, the DNA window CAAAAAAACTGCCTCCCCCGGCTTGTCGACCGCCGATATGCGGTCACAAGTGGAAGAGGCCCACCGCCTTCAAGCCGCCCGTTACCGCAGACTGCCCATCTCCTGGAACAGCGAGCTGTACGGCGCCGCCCTGAAACGCCATGCCGATCCCGGCCCCGACGGCTCGCAGATGCTGCATGATCTGCTGGAGAATCTGGGCTTAAGCATGCGTTCGTATGACCGGATTCTTAAGCTCTCCCGGACCATCGCTGACTTGGAGTGTGCGGAACGTATCACTCCGGGACATATCGCCGAGGCGCTTCAATACCGCAATCTTGATAAACCTCCGGGCGACGGGGAATAACATCCAGACTTATGCAGGCTTATATGAGCATCAGGTATTCTCGGTCAGATGATTTCCAGGATGCTCAAATGGTTTTGCCGCCGTGGCGGTGCGGTCTTGTCGCATTATACGCCATCTTCTCTTGTATGGCCCGGTCGAGGTCGATGCCATAGTAGGCGCATGCATCCATCACCCGGATCACCACATCCGCCAGCTCTGACGGGATTCCGCAGGGCTTCCAGGTTTCATCAACCGGTTCCCGGGAAATGTGACGCTCACCGTCCGTCTTTTTTTCGTACCAGGTGGATTCCGGAGCAGCGCCGTTCCGGTAATCCTCAAGGGCTTCAGATAGCTCGCTGTGCATAAGGGCGATCACTTCACCGAAGGTGCGTCCGCCTCCATCATACCAGCCCTTGTCCAGCGCAGTTTGATGTACCTGGGCGCTCAGCTCATTCATAGTCGGCATATTATACGAACTCCTTCTTTACATCATTCGAATCTATCGTTTTACAGCCTATTATTATAGAAGAAAAAAATTCGCGGCATCGTGCAGCAACTCTTCAATCGCCCTCGTCAGTCCGTTCTTCTGACTGTTTTTCGCCTGAAAACTCGGCAGTTTTCAAGATATCCATCATGTTCTCGAATGAGACCGGACGGTAATCCCACAGCTCGACACTTACATTGAAATGCTGTATGCCTTCGTATTTCTGGCCATGGATATGACCGTGCACATTGACATAAGGCATGTGACGGTTCATATAGAGCGGCTCATGAGTCAGCAGAAAAAAATCCTTATAGATAAGCCCATGCTCACTCACCTCAGCAAAGCCGGCGTCAAGCCACCAGCTCCGGGAACGGCCCCGGTCATGATTGCCGAGAATAAGCGTGATTCGCCCGTTCAGTCGCTTAACTATGTTCGCTGTGTCGCTTTTATTCATGAATGAAAAATCCCCTAAATGGAACACTTGATCCCCGGCTCCAACCGTTTCATTCCAGGCTGCAATCATGGCCTCATTCATATGTGGCACATCGCGAAAAGGACGGGATTCATAATCCATAATCGCCCGGTGCCCGAAATGATGATCAGAAGTAAAGAACACGTTAGCCACTGCAAAGCCCCCCACTTGAATTTATCTTTGGTTTAGGATGCATACAAAAAATAAGGAGTCGCCGATCCGCAAGCGCAGCTCGTTGTCAGGCAACGATTTCACTTATCGTATCATACGACATCCTATTAGTGACGTTTATTAAGTCTTTGACTGCTGTTCGTCCTCATTAGTTCGGAGATAGTAGGTGCGGCCTCATTGTCGACAAGCCACTGTCTCATCAGCTTGATCGCTTCAATTTGCCCTGCACCGTTGTCCCGCCAGGTTAACAGCTCGATAACTTGGATGATCAGCATCATCAGACTTGCGTTACTGCTCTGCGACTGATCGGCCCGGATTTTTTGAATGAGAGCCTCATTCTTCCAGTCTATCAATATTTCTTCGGCAATGGCCGGACGCATCACAGAGAAGGTTTGATGGCAAGTAGTGCAGTTAATGGAAAGAACCGGTTCGCTGCCGAATACGACCCCGATTTCCTGCCCGCACTGTTGGCAAGCAAACTTCACTTGTATTTCAAAAGGTTGTTGACTCACTCGGACAGCCTCCTCCCGGGTGTATTGGAAAGGTTACACTATTGTATACCCATTTCCGATCAAAACTGACCCAAAGCAACAAGTTACGGTTCTCTTTTCTGCATGATCTCAAGCTCCGGCGGGCACTGCCATTCAACCACCATATCAGGCGGATTTGCACTTTTTATCATATACACAAGCTGCTTCAAAAGGCGTCGGGTATATGATGCAGCGAAGCAATACTCATATCCGGCTTCAGGCGAACGGCGATGACATCGAAAGCAACAGGCTCGTTATCTCTTCGGGTAGTATGCAGAAAGACAGCAGCAGTCCGGCGGACCTGATCCCGCTTACGAATATCCACCGCCTCTTCCGGTGTACCGAGAGTCCCTGATCCGCTTCGGCTGCGCACCTCGATAAAGATAAGAACCCCTGCTTTCATCGCGATGATATCCAGCTCTCCTGTCCGGCATCGCCAGTTTCGTTCCAGCACGCGGTAGCCTTTGGAAGATAAATACAGCACCGCCGCCTCTTCTGCTGCCTGCCCTTTTTGCCTGCGAGTGCAAGCTTCTCCGGCAGCCCCGTTATGACTATCACCCGATCTTCGGGATGCTTCCTTGCTGCTCATTCTCTCTCCCGATTCTTCGCAGCGGAATCGCTTTGGTATACGTAGCTTAAAATTTCGGCTACGAGTTGATACAATTCCGGAGGGATCTGCTGGTCGAGATCCAGCTTGGACAAGACTTCAACGAGAGCGGCATCCTCCTGGACAGTGACGCCGCTTTCTTTGGCCCTCTTCAGGATCTCATCGGCCACATATCCCCTGCCTTTGGCCACGACAACCGGTGCATCCGTCTCGCCAGGTGTATATTTCAAGGCAACCGCTTTTTTAAACAGGCTGCGGCTGCGGTCTTCAGGCTCGTTCATACCCGGTAATCCACTCCTCTATAGGAATCGGGAAAATAATCGGAGGGCGTTCCGTGGGCTTTGACCAAAGAGTCTCCATTCTTGACAGGGAGCGGCTCGGCTTTTAGCGACGAGAGCTGATAGCCAATACCCTCCACCGCCGTCTGAATCTGGTCACGAGTCGTTTCGAACAAATCCCGTGCCCATGATTCGTCATTATGCAGCTTCAGGCTTACGATCCGGTCCACCACCTGCACATCCACAAGTGTCCGGCCTATAGCCTTCATATCCAAGTCGAACCAGAGCCGGCAGTTCGATGCATCCAGTTCACCTTTGCGGCCTCTTCTGGACTGGATATGCACGGAAGCCGTCTCCGTTCCGTCTGGCCCCTTGAGCGGCAGGAATAAGGTAACCTGTGCAAAAGGTGCCGTCCGGTCCGTGTTCAACAGCAGCTGCTGACCGGTCAGATTCTGTACCAGCTGCCCCGCCGTGTCCTTAAGCGCAGGCGGCAGCACGCCTGAATCCATGGCCTGAAGCAGCAGTCCCTTCACGGTTTCCGCCGCGCGGGCAGCACCGCCCTGCGCGTCCGCGTCCGCTGCGCCGGCATGCTGCGCGCCGGCACGCACTGCCAGCTGCTCGTGCTCCGCACCGAGCAGCTTGAGCACCTTGGCCACCCAGGCTCCGCCTTGGGCGGCCTGATCTTGCTGCGGCTGCCCTGCCGCCGCAGCATTCTGCCCGGCCGCATTCTCCGGCCGGGCCGCTGCCGTCCCCGCCGCGCTCTGCGGCGGGGTGCCGTCTGCGAGCTGCGGAAGCGTGTCCCGCAGCTCGGCCAGCACGCCCTGCAGCTTCGCCAGCAGGGCTTCGGGCCGCGCGGGCACAGCGCGCGCGGCCTCTTCCCCGGCCGGCCGTGCCTGGCCGGGGGCGGCGTCAGCCTGCGGGGCAGCGCCGTCCCGCAGGCGTGGGTTCTCGGCCGCCGCAGCGCGGGCGGCCGGCCCCTCTGGCGGCGGATCAGCTGCCGCCGCCGATAAGCTGGCGGCTTCAGCCGGATTCCCGCCAGCGCCCGCCGCCCTTGCTGCCGCGTTGTTTCTCGCGGCATCCTGGCCCGATCCCTCCTGGATGGGATCGCCCGCTTGGCCGCCGGTTGGAGCGGCGGCCGATCCGCCTGCAGATGTCTCCGTATCTGCTGGCGGCATGCCGGCAGCTGCTGCGCCGTGTGCCGGCTGCTGCTTCCCAGCGGTATCCGTCAACCGGGATGCCGCAGTGTTGGAGCCGCTTTCCGCCGGAAGAATATCCGGTTCGGCCAAGCCCGGATTCGGAGTGTTTGGGCTTGCGGCCTTGCCCTCGGCTCTTCCGGCGCCTTCTCCGGTGTTAGCCTTGTTACCCACCGCAGCATTATCGGTTGCCGAGTCCGTTGAACCGTCTTGAGCCGCTTGACCAGCCGGATTTCCCGCTCCAGAAGCGATACCCTGTTTGGCTTCCTTAAGAGAAGCTGTTTCAGCTCCTGCGGCAGCTTGTCCGTTCAGCAGCGTCTGGTTCTGGGCCGTTTGCGGCTTCGCAGCTACGGCCTCGTCCTCCAATTGCCCGATCAATTGCATGACCTGCTCTTCCAAATTGGACAGCAGCTCATGCAGCGGAGGGCCGAACACGGCCTGTTGAATACCCTTCACACTCTCTGGGGTGACAGGCAGTCCCCTCTTCAGCGAGATCACTGCAGACTCCAACCATTCTTGAACCGGTACAGCCGAAGGCTTGGCATCCAGAATCGTTTTAAGCTGGGCAGCACTCTCCTTCGTCAAAGGGAGACCTCCAGACTGCATGGCTTGAACGATTTCCTTACCGCCTTTCACATCGGTAAGCCCAAGCGTCTCCAGCGCTTCTCCCATTGTAAGCCCAGCGGCAACTGAATTGCCGGATAGATATGGCTTCAGCACCGGCAGCCCTTCCTCATTGGGAGGAGCCACTTGAAGCGTCATTGCCTGACCTGCTTGAACCGGGGCTTCCAGCTCCGCGCGGACCGGAGTCCCCTGGATCTGAACCACCGCTTCCTTACCGGAATCGGATACGCTGAGGACGACACCGCGGACGACCTGGCCTTCTTTCAGATCCAGCGCCTTTGCTTCTCCGGGCTTAGTATCGCCCAATAGACCGCGAATCAAAGATCCGATATTCATTACAGCCTGCCTCCTCTCCCCATTAACTCTCTGATACTAATATCGGCTGAAAGCGTCCGTTTGGAGAGTCTTGGTATCAGGATTACGTCTGCTCACGATAATAGCGGATTTCAGAACAGCATGATCTGCTCTGTCAGAATGTTGCCCAGGAAGCTGCGCCGATGCATTGGCGACGGCCCGAATTCGGCGATCCGTTCCCGGTGCAGCTTCGTCGCATATCCTTTATGTATAGCGATCCCGTAATGGGGATATGTCTCTTCCCACACTCCTTCACACAGCCGGTCGCGGGTCACCTTGGCCACGATCGAGGCTGCTGCGATGGACTGGCTGTTCGCATCACCTTTGATGATCGCCTGCTGCGGCAGTTCGATGTCGATCTTCTCGGCATCTACCAGCATATAATCCGGCGAGGTTTCAAGCCGCTCAACGGCCAGCTTCATGGCAAGCCTCGATGCCTGCTTGATGTTGATCTCATCTATAACGGATGCATCCACATGGCCGATCCCAACGGCAACCGCCTGCTCCATAATCAGCTCGAATAACGCATCGCGTTTCTTAGAAGTCAGCTTCTTCGAATCGTCAACACCGTCTATGATCAGGCCCTCCGGTAAAATCACCGCAGCAGCCACCACATCTCCGAACAAGCAGCCTCTTCCCACCTCGTCCACACCGGCAATATGCCGATATGAGCTGCACCACACTTCTTTTTCATACTGCAGCATATCCAATTCCATATTCTTCACCCACCGGCCCTTTATTGCACTTCCGCGTTATTTGTACAGCTTACCACAGGCCGCGTCCGGCGGCATCCCCCAAATCTCCCGGCTTTCGGTAAAAATTGACCAATCGTCGATTCCGTCCAACGCAAAAAAGAACCGCCGATCTTCATCGGCCGGTTCTTCCGGTCTTGTGGGTGTATTAACCCTCCATTTTCTCAAAAATGTTCAGGACACTGTCCTATTTTCCTGGAGCCTCAAGAGAGAAGCGGCCCAGCTTGCCGGCCCGAAGCTCGTGTAGAAGCGTTCGGGAGGCTTTCTCCAGATCCACTCTGCCTCCGCTGACCAGACAACCCCGCTTTCGGCCGATCGCTTCCATTACAGTCACGATTTCATCCGGGTTATCGAGATCCTCAGGAAGCTTCTCTATGCCGTATCGCTCCTTGAAGCGGTCTCCGTAATCTTGCATCAGAAATTTAATCGCATAGAACGCGATGTCCTCGACATTGAGAATCTCCTCACGGATTGCGCCGGTAATGGCCAAGCGATACCCAACCATCTGATCTTCAAACTTGGGCCACAAAATACCCGGGGTATCAAGCAGCTCCAGATCGCCCCCGGTTTTGATCCATTGCTGTCCCTTGGTCACGCCCGGACGGTCTCCCGTCGCTGCGATATTTTTCCCGGCCATCCGGTTGATCAGCGTCGACTTGCCTACATTGGGAATGCCCACTATGAGTGCGCGCATGGCACGGGGGTTCATCCCCTTGGCAATCTGCCGGTCGATCTTCTCCTTCAGGAGCAGACGCACCTGATCCGGAATTTCCTTCACTCCGCTGCCAGTCGAGGCATCGACCGGATGCGCCACATGACCTTCTGCGCGAAAATAGGCAAGCCACTTCTTGGTCGCCTCAGCATCCGCCAAATCGCTTTTGTTCAGAATAATCAGCCTTGGCTTGTCCTTCAAAATATCGTCAATCATCGGATTGCGGCTGGACAGCGGAAGGCGGGCATCAAGAAGTTCGATGACAACATCAATCAGCTTCAGTTTGTCTTCGATTTGCCTTCTGGCCTTGGTCATATGACCTGGAAACCATTGTATGGTCACTGCCCGTCGCCTCCTTTGAATGTTGTCTGCAATTAGTGTTTAATCCATTCCATATCGGATACCGGCCAGAAAATGACGTCAGCCCGTCCGACAATTTCTCCGAGCGACACATAACCGATCATGCGGCTGTCCGTGCTGTCTGAACGGTTATCGCCCATGACGAACACATGACCCGCCGGTACTGTACCGTCCTTGAAGTCTTCATTTGGAAAGTCTTTGTTGTTATACAGCTTGTTATTCTTATGGGCATCGTCAATAGCATCCTGAATATAGGTTTCGTTCACGGTCTTTCCATTAACCGTAACGACATCGCCCTCCACCTTGACGGTATCTCCAGCCACACCGATTACCCGTTTAATGAAATCCCTGCCCTCCGAAGGCACATGAAAGACGATAACCTCTCCCCGCTTCGGAGACCGCATATCGTATAAAATCTCATTAACAATAACCCGCTCGCCGGTATGAAAATTCGGCTGCATGGACGGTCCGTCCACAATGAACGGCTTAAATAACAGCCAGCGAATCAGAATGACCAGAACCAAGGCGATTGCGATCGCTTTTACCCATTCCAGGACTTCATTCTTCTTCTTCGGGGGCGTGCCCTGTACTTGACCTTCTTCCTGTACCTGGCCTTCTCCCTCTCCCTGTCCACCCTGCTGCAAATCCTGCTGCATGGTTCACCGTCCTCTCGTTAACTCAACCTAAACTGCCGCAAAATTAAGAAGAAACGGATGCGCCGGCCTGCTGTGGCGGCACCCGTTTCTCTTCATCCATTGAAGGAGCATACTTATAAGCCGAAACAGAACCGTCAGGCTTATCGTCATATTGCTAAACGAAAGGGGCTTGAAATCAAGCCCCTCCCCTCTGCCGCTGGATTAGCGACGAATTTCTTTAATTCTAGCAGCCTTACCGCGCAGTTCACGCAGGTAGTACAGCTTGGCACGACGAACTTTACCGTGGCGAGTTACTTCGATTTTATCAATCTTCGGCGAGTTGATTGGGAAAGTTCTTTCCACACCAACGCCGTAAGAAATTTTACGAACCGTAAAAGTCTCGCTGATTCCGCCGCCGCGGCGCTTGATTACAACGCCTTCGAACAGCTGGATACGTTCGCGGCTACCCTCGATAACCTTAACATGCACTTTCAGTGTGTCGCCAGCACGAAAGCTAGGGATATCTTTGCGCAGCTGCTCTTTCGTAATCTCTTGTAAAATATTCATTAAGGACTTCCTCCTTCCGTACAGGTGTTCATGCCTCCTCCGGAGAACCTCGTTCTCCTTCATCATCCGCAGCGGACCACCGTATTCCACACAACAAAAATTATTCTAGCATATCACAATGCTTAAATCAACCTTTTTATCCCGTTACAGAGGAAGCATATCCCGTTTTCTGGCTTTGTCGCGGCAGTCCTTGCACAAACCTGTAACCGTTCCATCATCCTGCGCGTAAAAGATCAGCTTTCCGTTTTTCTT includes these proteins:
- the rplS gene encoding 50S ribosomal protein L19, with protein sequence MNILQEITKEQLRKDIPSFRAGDTLKVHVKVIEGSRERIQLFEGVVIKRRGGGISETFTVRKISYGVGVERTFPINSPKIDKIEVTRHGKVRRAKLYYLRELRGKAARIKEIRR
- a CDS encoding metallophosphoesterase, translated to MANVFFTSDHHFGHRAIMDYESRPFRDVPHMNEAMIAAWNETVGAGDQVFHLGDFSFMNKSDTANIVKRLNGRITLILGNHDRGRSRSWWLDAGFAEVSEHGLIYKDFFLLTHEPLYMNRHMPYVNVHGHIHGQKYEGIQHFNVSVELWDYRPVSFENMMDILKTAEFSGEKQSEERTDEGD
- a CDS encoding YraN family protein, whose translation is MSSKEASRRSGDSHNGAAGEACTRRQKGQAAEEAAVLYLSSKGYRVLERNWRCRTGELDIIAMKAGVLIFIEVRSRSGSGTLGTPEEAVDIRKRDQVRRTAAVFLHTTRRDNEPVAFDVIAVRLKPDMSIASLHHIPDAF
- the lepB gene encoding signal peptidase I, yielding MQQDLQQGGQGEGEGQVQEEGQVQGTPPKKKNEVLEWVKAIAIALVLVILIRWLLFKPFIVDGPSMQPNFHTGERVIVNEILYDMRSPKRGEVIVFHVPSEGRDFIKRVIGVAGDTVKVEGDVVTVNGKTVNETYIQDAIDDAHKNNKLYNNKDFPNEDFKDGTVPAGHVFVMGDNRSDSTDSRMIGYVSLGEIVGRADVIFWPVSDMEWIKH
- a CDS encoding EscU/YscU/HrcU family type III secretion system export apparatus switch protein → MNEPEDRSRSLFKKAVALKYTPGETDAPVVVAKGRGYVADEILKRAKESGVTVQEDAALVEVLSKLDLDQQIPPELYQLVAEILSYVYQSDSAAKNRERE
- a CDS encoding ribonuclease HII; translation: MELDMLQYEKEVWCSSYRHIAGVDEVGRGCLFGDVVAAAVILPEGLIIDGVDDSKKLTSKKRDALFELIMEQAVAVGIGHVDASVIDEINIKQASRLAMKLAVERLETSPDYMLVDAEKIDIELPQQAIIKGDANSQSIAAASIVAKVTRDRLCEGVWEETYPHYGIAIHKGYATKLHRERIAEFGPSPMHRRSFLGNILTEQIMLF
- the ylqF gene encoding ribosome biogenesis GTPase YlqF, which translates into the protein MTIQWFPGHMTKARRQIEDKLKLIDVVIELLDARLPLSSRNPMIDDILKDKPRLIILNKSDLADAEATKKWLAYFRAEGHVAHPVDASTGSGVKEIPDQVRLLLKEKIDRQIAKGMNPRAMRALIVGIPNVGKSTLINRMAGKNIAATGDRPGVTKGQQWIKTGGDLELLDTPGILWPKFEDQMVGYRLAITGAIREEILNVEDIAFYAIKFLMQDYGDRFKERYGIEKLPEDLDNPDEIVTVMEAIGRKRGCLVSGGRVDLEKASRTLLHELRAGKLGRFSLEAPGK